One segment of Nakamurella flava DNA contains the following:
- a CDS encoding alpha/beta fold hydrolase has translation MATTDDAITVRTVDTSRIGVQVHHRTPDAGDAAGVTTVLVHGNVSSSVFFHPLLRALPTDVPAMAVDLRGFGGSDPAPVDATPGLRDFADDVWATLDALGLDRVHLVGWSMGGGVVLQMLLDAPGRVHALTLVNPVSPYGFGGTGPDGAPVHPDGAGSGAGGANPQFVAALAADVGTDQSDPFSPRSVLRAFYVAPGWPHQGTPLEDELVASMRTTVTGMDNYPGDAAASPHWPTLAPGRRGVLNTMAPTHLDLSGVVDIAPRPPVLWIRGEVDQIVSDASMFDLAQLGRLGAVPGYPGVDEFPPQPMVGQTRAVLDRYAAAGGQYREVVLPGVGHSPHIEQTQVVADLLVGQARS, from the coding sequence ATGGCCACCACTGACGACGCGATCACGGTGCGGACCGTGGACACCTCACGCATCGGCGTCCAGGTCCACCACCGCACCCCGGACGCCGGGGATGCCGCCGGCGTCACCACCGTTCTCGTGCACGGCAACGTCTCGTCCAGCGTGTTCTTCCACCCTCTCTTACGGGCCCTGCCGACCGACGTTCCGGCCATGGCTGTCGACCTGCGCGGGTTCGGTGGCAGTGACCCCGCACCGGTGGACGCCACCCCCGGCCTGCGCGACTTCGCCGATGACGTCTGGGCCACGCTGGACGCCCTCGGTCTGGACCGGGTCCACCTCGTCGGCTGGTCCATGGGCGGCGGGGTGGTCCTGCAGATGCTGCTCGACGCCCCCGGTCGCGTGCACGCGCTCACCCTCGTCAACCCGGTGTCGCCCTACGGATTCGGCGGCACCGGACCGGACGGAGCCCCGGTCCATCCCGACGGGGCCGGGTCCGGCGCGGGCGGGGCGAATCCGCAGTTCGTCGCCGCCCTGGCGGCCGACGTCGGGACCGACCAGTCCGACCCGTTCTCGCCCCGCTCCGTGCTGCGGGCGTTCTACGTGGCCCCCGGCTGGCCCCACCAGGGCACGCCGCTGGAGGACGAACTCGTGGCGAGCATGCGGACGACGGTCACCGGCATGGACAACTACCCCGGTGACGCGGCCGCCTCGCCGCACTGGCCGACGCTCGCCCCCGGCCGCCGCGGAGTGCTGAACACCATGGCTCCGACCCACCTCGACCTGTCCGGTGTCGTCGACATCGCCCCCCGGCCCCCGGTCCTGTGGATCCGCGGCGAGGTGGACCAGATCGTGTCCGATGCGTCGATGTTCGACCTGGCCCAGCTCGGCCGGCTCGGAGCCGTCCCGGGCTACCCGGGCGTCGACGAGTTCCCACCGCAGCCGATGGTGGGCCAGACCCGCGCCGTGCTGGACCGGTACGCCGCGGCCGGCGGGCAGTACCGCGAGGTCG